A genome region from Bombus terrestris chromosome 10, iyBomTerr1.2, whole genome shotgun sequence includes the following:
- the LOC100647509 gene encoding protein Smaug homolog 1 isoform X1, with the protein MKWSPGALFCEQVGELTRVFSQWNECEQTVVLYALLRRIPAVQARFLAQAVQHSLHSVSELDTQELNANNPAFINSLLSESTEIAINQLLTHLPLLRPGNIECKQCYLVAIPELVSHCVTTGQFTEQTQQLLSYCLIHPAITSQDRRSLTQWLRHLEERISGTPPIQSLEDYTSTTIRWDNAWQRNSKQQSEQTSLFGTQPGTAFNLQFPPPVTRQRRSNSLTPPVAPSHHLEVVDRSNNINCTTKHKPRSFSVSGDHTSNLIGLGPLSPQSSCASSGSEGRLDETSTRSLASGMRDVPSWLKTLRLHKYSYLFVTLSYEEMLQLTEEQLAEQGVTKGARHKLALSIAKLQQRYTTLLNLEKDLLQPTRDNTQSASFLQGPTVLVNTIDELKTILATPMKPSQENDLQDIPAQFTKVLGKLCSRLALDSVDDGILCACINILEKVLQHDCFTPNQKEKVQQWRSRLGNPRPTPKWQHNYGYNNRRYCNPQQHNRKPSLNLGHIHNTHPQNNSFVVSTHRNSISTPYLQNNQNQSVNQNTLRPVHATKKRPSLQESSLQQLQRTLQRTYSAPRDHFLSPSNNNASETTEPEINSRLESLCLRMTEQAIGGFGEA; encoded by the exons ATGAAGTGGTCACCCGGTGCTCTATTCTGTGAACAAGTTGGTGAATTAACTCGAGTTTTCTCACAATGGAATGAGTGTGAGCAAACTGTAGTTTTATATGCACTACTTCGTCGCATTCCTGCAGTTCAAGCAAGGTTTCTTGCACAAGCAGTGCAACATTCCTTGCACTCTGTTTCTGAATTAGACACACAGGAACTAAATGCTAATAATCCag CATTTATTAACTCATTGCTATCAGAATCAACAGAAATTGCTATAAATCAACTTCTAACACATTTGCCATTATTAAGGCCTGGGAATATAGAGTGCAAACAATGTTATTTAGTAGCAATACCAGAATTAGTAAGCCATTGTGTAACTACAGGGCAATTTACCGAACAAACACAACAACTGTTAAGTTATTGTTTGATTCATCCAGCTATAACTAGTCAAGATAGACGTTCCTTGACTCAGTGGCTTCGACATCTTGAAGAACGTATTAGTGGTACACCACCAATACAAAGTCTCGAAGATTACACTAGTACTACTATTAG atggGATAATGCATGGCAGCGAAATTCTAAACAGCAAAGTGAACAGACAAGTTTATTTGGCACACAACCAGGCACTGCCTTCAATTTGCAATTTCCTCCACCTGTAACTCGTCAACGACGATCGAACAGTTTAACACCACCCGTTGCTCCATCTCATCATCTAGAAGTTGTTGATCGCAGTAACAATATAAATTGTACAACTAAACATAAGCCACGAAGCTTCAGCGTATCTGGAGATCATACAA GCAATCTTATTGGATTAGGCCCATTGAGTCCTCAAAGTTCTTGCGCAAGTAGCGGCAGCGAAGGGCGTTTAGATGAAACATCTACCCGATCGCTTGCTAGTGGTATGAGAG ATGTCCCATCATGGCTTAAAACTTTACGCCTTCATAAATATAGTTATCTATTTGTTACTCTCAGTTACGAAGAAATGCTTCAGTTAACTGAGGAACAATTAGCAGAACAAGGCGTGACGAAAGGGGCCCGACATAAATTGGCTCTTTCTATCGCAAAATTGCAACAACGCTATACAACACTTCTAAATTTAGAGAAAGACTTATTACAACCAACGCGCGATAATACACAATCAGCTTCGTTTTTACAAGGTCCGACAGTGTTGGTTAATACGATCGATGAATTAAAAACTATCTTAGCTACTCCCATGAAACCCAGCCAAGAAAATGATCTTCAGGATATACCTGCACAATTCACCAAGGTTCTTGGGAAAC TGTGTAGCCGGTTGGCACTGGATAGCGTGGATGACGGTATTTTATGCGCTTGTATTAACATATTAGAGAAAGTATTGCAGCATGATTGCTTTACTCCAAATCAAAAGGAGAAGGTACAACAATGGCGCAGTAGACTTGGAAATCCACGACCAACTCCAAA GTGGCAACATAATTATGGCTACAATAATAGAAGGTACTGTAACCCCCAGCAGCATAATAGAAAACCAAGTTTAAACTTAGGACACATCCATAATACACATCCACAAAACAATTCTTTTGTGGTTAGCACTCACAGAAACAGTATATCTACACcgtatttacaaaataatcagAACCAAAGCGTAAATCAGAATACTTTACGTCCAGTCCACGCGACCAAAAAGCGACCTAGTTTACAAGAATCCAGTTTACAG CAGTTACAAAGAACGTTACAACGCACATACAGTGCACCGAGGGATCATTTTCTTAGCCCGAGTAACAACAACGCGTCCGAAACAACGGAGCCAGAAATCAACTCTCGTCTCGAATCTCTTTGTTTAAGAATGACGGAACAAGCAATCGGTGGTTTCGGTGAGGCCTAA
- the LOC100647509 gene encoding protein Smaug homolog 1 isoform X2, whose protein sequence is MKWSPGALFCEQVGELTRVFSQWNECEQTVVLYALLRRIPAVQARFLAQAVQHSLHSVSELDTQELNANNPAFINSLLSESTEIAINQLLTHLPLLRPGNIECKQCYLVAIPELVSHCVTTGQFTEQTQQLLSYCLIHPAITSQDRRSLTQWLRHLEERISGTPPIQSLEDYTSTTIRWDNAWQRNSKQQSEQTSLFGTQPGTAFNLQFPPPVTRQRRSNSLTPPVAPSHHLEVVDRSNNINCTTKHKPRSFSVSGDHTSPLSPQSSCASSGSEGRLDETSTRSLASGMRDVPSWLKTLRLHKYSYLFVTLSYEEMLQLTEEQLAEQGVTKGARHKLALSIAKLQQRYTTLLNLEKDLLQPTRDNTQSASFLQGPTVLVNTIDELKTILATPMKPSQENDLQDIPAQFTKVLGKLCSRLALDSVDDGILCACINILEKVLQHDCFTPNQKEKVQQWRSRLGNPRPTPKWQHNYGYNNRRYCNPQQHNRKPSLNLGHIHNTHPQNNSFVVSTHRNSISTPYLQNNQNQSVNQNTLRPVHATKKRPSLQESSLQQLQRTLQRTYSAPRDHFLSPSNNNASETTEPEINSRLESLCLRMTEQAIGGFGEA, encoded by the exons ATGAAGTGGTCACCCGGTGCTCTATTCTGTGAACAAGTTGGTGAATTAACTCGAGTTTTCTCACAATGGAATGAGTGTGAGCAAACTGTAGTTTTATATGCACTACTTCGTCGCATTCCTGCAGTTCAAGCAAGGTTTCTTGCACAAGCAGTGCAACATTCCTTGCACTCTGTTTCTGAATTAGACACACAGGAACTAAATGCTAATAATCCag CATTTATTAACTCATTGCTATCAGAATCAACAGAAATTGCTATAAATCAACTTCTAACACATTTGCCATTATTAAGGCCTGGGAATATAGAGTGCAAACAATGTTATTTAGTAGCAATACCAGAATTAGTAAGCCATTGTGTAACTACAGGGCAATTTACCGAACAAACACAACAACTGTTAAGTTATTGTTTGATTCATCCAGCTATAACTAGTCAAGATAGACGTTCCTTGACTCAGTGGCTTCGACATCTTGAAGAACGTATTAGTGGTACACCACCAATACAAAGTCTCGAAGATTACACTAGTACTACTATTAG atggGATAATGCATGGCAGCGAAATTCTAAACAGCAAAGTGAACAGACAAGTTTATTTGGCACACAACCAGGCACTGCCTTCAATTTGCAATTTCCTCCACCTGTAACTCGTCAACGACGATCGAACAGTTTAACACCACCCGTTGCTCCATCTCATCATCTAGAAGTTGTTGATCGCAGTAACAATATAAATTGTACAACTAAACATAAGCCACGAAGCTTCAGCGTATCTGGAGATCATACAA GCCCATTGAGTCCTCAAAGTTCTTGCGCAAGTAGCGGCAGCGAAGGGCGTTTAGATGAAACATCTACCCGATCGCTTGCTAGTGGTATGAGAG ATGTCCCATCATGGCTTAAAACTTTACGCCTTCATAAATATAGTTATCTATTTGTTACTCTCAGTTACGAAGAAATGCTTCAGTTAACTGAGGAACAATTAGCAGAACAAGGCGTGACGAAAGGGGCCCGACATAAATTGGCTCTTTCTATCGCAAAATTGCAACAACGCTATACAACACTTCTAAATTTAGAGAAAGACTTATTACAACCAACGCGCGATAATACACAATCAGCTTCGTTTTTACAAGGTCCGACAGTGTTGGTTAATACGATCGATGAATTAAAAACTATCTTAGCTACTCCCATGAAACCCAGCCAAGAAAATGATCTTCAGGATATACCTGCACAATTCACCAAGGTTCTTGGGAAAC TGTGTAGCCGGTTGGCACTGGATAGCGTGGATGACGGTATTTTATGCGCTTGTATTAACATATTAGAGAAAGTATTGCAGCATGATTGCTTTACTCCAAATCAAAAGGAGAAGGTACAACAATGGCGCAGTAGACTTGGAAATCCACGACCAACTCCAAA GTGGCAACATAATTATGGCTACAATAATAGAAGGTACTGTAACCCCCAGCAGCATAATAGAAAACCAAGTTTAAACTTAGGACACATCCATAATACACATCCACAAAACAATTCTTTTGTGGTTAGCACTCACAGAAACAGTATATCTACACcgtatttacaaaataatcagAACCAAAGCGTAAATCAGAATACTTTACGTCCAGTCCACGCGACCAAAAAGCGACCTAGTTTACAAGAATCCAGTTTACAG CAGTTACAAAGAACGTTACAACGCACATACAGTGCACCGAGGGATCATTTTCTTAGCCCGAGTAACAACAACGCGTCCGAAACAACGGAGCCAGAAATCAACTCTCGTCTCGAATCTCTTTGTTTAAGAATGACGGAACAAGCAATCGGTGGTTTCGGTGAGGCCTAA